GGTGGGGCAACGCCGAGCTCCAGTACTACCGGTCCCAGAACGTCGCGGTGTCCGGCGGCAACCTGATCCTCACGGCCCGCGACGAAACCTACGGCGGCCGCCAGTTCACCTCGGGCAAGGTCCACACGCGGGGCAAGCACGCCTTCCTCTACGGCCGCATGGAGATGAGGGCCAAGATCCCCACCGGCGGTGGGATGTGGCCCGCCTTCTGGATGATGCCGCAGGACG
This sequence is a window from bacterium. Protein-coding genes within it:
- a CDS encoding glycoside hydrolase family 16 protein; its protein translation is MCNLPRETELMMPSRARAHVQAFAVAITVLIGMATPALAAFSLVWSDEFDGTSLNTGNWTIDIGDGCPNLCGWGNAELQYYRSQNVAVSGGNLILTARDETYGGRQFTSGKVHTRGKHAFLYGRMEMRAKIPTGGGMWPAFWMMPQD